In a genomic window of Saccharothrix sp. HUAS TT1:
- a CDS encoding YbjN domain-containing protein: MSLDEVISSTLDERELRYDRKGPGRFFVTLPGTKKLQTNCWLVLGRHALVVEAFVCRKPDESHEDVYRFLLRRNAKLYGVHYTIDTTGDIYLVGRVALHAVTPDELDRVLGQVVEAADGDFNTLLELGFAGAIQREWDWRVSRGESLANLQAFRHLVSES, encoded by the coding sequence TTGAGCCTGGACGAGGTCATCAGCTCCACGTTGGACGAACGCGAGCTGCGCTACGACCGCAAGGGACCCGGTCGGTTCTTCGTGACCCTGCCCGGCACGAAGAAGCTGCAGACGAACTGCTGGCTGGTGCTCGGCAGGCACGCGCTGGTGGTCGAGGCGTTCGTCTGCCGCAAGCCGGACGAGTCGCACGAGGACGTTTACCGGTTCCTGTTGCGCCGCAACGCGAAGCTGTACGGCGTGCACTACACGATCGACACGACCGGCGACATCTACCTGGTCGGTCGGGTCGCGCTGCACGCCGTGACGCCGGACGAGCTGGACCGCGTGCTCGGGCAGGTGGTGGAGGCGGCCGACGGCGACTTCAACACGCTGCTGGAACTCGGCTTCGCCGGCGCGATCCAGCGCGAGTGGGACTGGCGGGTCTCGCGCGGCGAGTCGCTGGCCAACCTCCAGGCGTTCCGGCACCTGGTGTCCGAATCGTGA
- a CDS encoding DUF4349 domain-containing protein, which translates to MGRRVGLALAAFAVLALAGCSAGSSSDSAAGQPAVAPERAQPGGTPKQEAADQGQAQQAGTSAQQDRLLVRTATIELGAADAAAVLGRVKDLVIAEGGYSAQEKSQPHRASVTFKVPGDRLDPVLESVGRLEGVSVTRRELQTEDVTEQVVDVEARIANQRASVERVRGLLDRATTTAEITDIEAELTERQSELESLQRRYETLKGQVALSTLTVVITTSDAPAVVAEEENGFLAAFTGGWKALLGAFGWLLVVVGAVLPFAVVLGLPAFGYLWWRRRRRAGTTLLRGES; encoded by the coding sequence ATGGGCAGACGGGTGGGACTGGCGCTGGCCGCGTTCGCGGTGCTGGCGCTGGCGGGGTGCTCGGCCGGGTCGTCGTCGGACTCGGCGGCCGGTCAGCCGGCGGTGGCGCCGGAGCGGGCGCAACCGGGCGGCACGCCGAAGCAGGAGGCCGCGGACCAGGGGCAGGCCCAGCAGGCCGGGACGTCGGCCCAGCAGGATCGCCTGCTGGTGCGCACCGCGACGATCGAGCTGGGCGCGGCGGACGCCGCCGCGGTGCTGGGCCGGGTCAAGGACCTGGTCATCGCCGAGGGCGGGTACTCGGCGCAGGAGAAGTCGCAGCCCCACCGGGCGTCCGTGACGTTCAAGGTGCCCGGTGACCGGCTGGACCCGGTGCTGGAGTCCGTCGGACGGCTGGAGGGCGTCAGCGTCACCCGGCGCGAGCTGCAGACCGAGGACGTGACCGAGCAGGTCGTGGACGTCGAGGCGCGGATCGCCAACCAGCGGGCCAGCGTGGAGCGGGTGCGGGGGCTGCTGGACCGGGCCACCACGACCGCGGAGATCACCGACATCGAGGCCGAGCTGACCGAGCGGCAGTCCGAGCTGGAGTCGCTGCAACGCCGGTACGAGACGTTGAAGGGGCAGGTGGCCCTGTCGACGTTGACCGTCGTCATCACGACGAGCGACGCGCCCGCGGTGGTGGCCGAGGAGGAGAACGGGTTCCTGGCCGCGTTCACCGGTGGCTGGAAGGCGCTGCTGGGGGCGTTCGGCTGGCTGCTGGTCGTGGTGGGCGCCGTGCTGCCGTTCGCGGTGGTGCTCGGCCTGCCCGCGTTCGGCTACCTCTGGTGGCGCCGTCGGCGGCGGGCCGGGACCACCCTGTTGCGCGGTGAATCCTGA
- a CDS encoding NACHT domain-containing NTPase, with the protein MTVQYDYESLGADRFQQLCQALLAAKLPDIQCFPVGMPDGGRDAALPAAPTSDSVVYQVKYRKPTPNRLATANEIEKWVINALNGELEKVRVLASRGTNKYILLTNAQCSSHQDEGTRDRVQKWLNENMPVSAQVWWRDDIDRRLDSEREIKRTYGFLRDTVGLAELLDLRQPNIDDDEFLKIARSDPRVNALTKYLAHQYRRDRVVKFKQAELEPQLLDVFIDVPLVVPPQSKIDDPAVRNILNSDWHTARSLNDTLERWSGILGRDVTETFIATNRAEGPLAATCLLAEGFRSDSGAEFLKFVLEGAPGQGKSTIGQYLCQVHRARLLNTPEVKRFPPEHRSSPIFLPLHVDLRDLAAWLRKQDPFDITFKGTPPDWSNTLESFLAAQVRRQSGGMLFTVTDLDSILRATPALLVLDGLDEVPDLNDRRAVVSCVNEALARIEPFSPSFRTIATSRPSSFAKTPGFSKKEYVYLTLGDLPLASVLEYTDGWLKSRNVAHQAAYEIRQVLGQRLGQPHIIDLARNPMQLAILLWLVRKKGLSLPDKRTALYRDYMETFLDREAEKSPIVRDERELILDLHGYVAWELHCLAESGESNGSISEIKLKGMLKGYLQTHGYKKKKIDLVDQLFTGMTDRVMVLTSRVENTFEFEVQPLREYFAAKYLYSTARNSTQGAERSGNRSDRFDALIRNPYWWNVARFYAGFSDVGELSNIADLLEDLVQPGQDFSLISYSRQAALSLLRDQVFSQKPRAQARVVELICSEDAVSLLAVANENLSISADSGGDEVVEKMIARIERQASSGIAEYASAQMLSANLGSAELASWWYQRWSSASSPLVRRRWLALGNTMRVIRVLPAEQVSQVIEHIGDDVLSWHLLLNQVNVTRITIDDNSFPSFLNAFRSGVSLDAPVSYNSITPTIGLLSMTSLSYVSYYVQNGRHRINSRRWSEKRPDTEVVRLIYRISDAYQAFNASDARNSIGSWIGLNALVEEALGGRCKRSLAMAAVAGEVRSGNLPRSQFCDLLDQSISPVQRARYARQRRNSVEWWSEQLRSITSVDDAFFALSCILQWAPNSVLWDNRSVLAPWVNQMDVYSLRTLHSLRSPYMVHAITQSNWNSSRASAPMLYLASAKLASEDAMVVLAKVARQRRDRELAGLAAIAWLQRMAFTRGSWSEESVNDLAEAYTIVRRSTTHFSLFTTDQRLNLVIARAILQRARELPPGVVMSASESLTADLGRRTPSLASVAAKGDWYDLDGES; encoded by the coding sequence GTGACAGTGCAGTATGACTATGAGTCACTAGGGGCGGACCGCTTCCAACAACTATGTCAGGCCCTCCTTGCCGCTAAACTTCCTGACATCCAGTGCTTCCCTGTCGGGATGCCGGATGGAGGCCGAGACGCTGCACTTCCCGCGGCCCCCACAAGCGATTCCGTCGTGTATCAAGTAAAGTATCGGAAGCCCACCCCAAATAGGCTTGCCACTGCCAATGAGATTGAGAAGTGGGTTATAAACGCACTCAATGGCGAACTGGAGAAAGTCCGCGTACTCGCATCCCGTGGTACCAACAAGTACATCCTTCTTACTAACGCGCAATGTTCTTCGCATCAAGATGAAGGAACACGCGACCGCGTGCAGAAGTGGTTGAATGAGAATATGCCCGTTTCAGCTCAAGTCTGGTGGCGAGACGATATTGACAGGCGTCTAGACTCGGAACGTGAGATAAAACGCACGTATGGCTTCCTTCGCGATACCGTCGGTCTAGCCGAGTTGCTTGACCTTAGGCAACCGAACATTGACGACGATGAATTTCTGAAGATTGCGCGATCCGATCCTCGGGTTAACGCACTAACCAAGTATCTAGCACACCAATACCGCCGCGATCGAGTTGTCAAATTTAAGCAGGCGGAATTGGAGCCGCAACTTTTAGATGTATTTATCGACGTCCCGCTAGTCGTTCCACCGCAAAGTAAAATTGACGACCCCGCCGTCCGCAATATTCTTAACTCCGACTGGCACACGGCTCGCTCACTTAACGATACCCTTGAGCGATGGTCCGGCATCTTGGGAAGAGATGTGACGGAAACGTTTATTGCGACCAACAGGGCGGAAGGACCGCTTGCGGCGACGTGCTTACTGGCAGAGGGTTTCAGATCTGACAGCGGCGCCGAGTTTTTGAAGTTTGTCCTAGAGGGCGCTCCTGGCCAAGGTAAATCAACCATCGGGCAATATCTGTGTCAGGTACATCGAGCTCGCCTCTTGAACACGCCCGAGGTAAAGCGCTTCCCTCCAGAACACCGTTCTAGTCCCATCTTCTTGCCACTCCATGTCGATCTACGCGATCTAGCTGCCTGGCTACGTAAGCAAGATCCATTTGACATAACATTTAAAGGCACGCCGCCAGACTGGTCGAACACGCTAGAATCATTTCTTGCAGCGCAAGTTCGACGCCAATCCGGCGGAATGCTTTTTACGGTAACTGACCTCGACAGCATTCTGCGTGCAACACCGGCTCTACTCGTTCTGGACGGTCTAGACGAGGTGCCCGATCTTAATGACCGCCGCGCAGTAGTTTCGTGTGTGAATGAAGCGCTTGCGCGAATCGAGCCGTTCAGTCCATCCTTTCGTACGATTGCGACTAGTAGGCCAAGCTCATTCGCCAAGACTCCCGGGTTCTCTAAGAAGGAATACGTCTACCTGACGCTAGGCGATCTACCTCTCGCCTCGGTACTGGAGTACACGGATGGTTGGCTGAAGTCTCGAAATGTGGCCCACCAGGCCGCCTATGAAATCCGGCAAGTGCTTGGTCAGCGCCTTGGACAGCCACACATTATCGATCTCGCTCGAAACCCGATGCAGCTTGCGATTCTTCTATGGCTAGTGAGGAAGAAAGGTCTGTCGCTGCCAGATAAGCGAACAGCTCTATATAGGGACTACATGGAAACATTCCTTGATCGAGAGGCGGAAAAAAGTCCTATTGTTCGGGATGAGCGAGAACTCATCTTGGATCTCCACGGATACGTGGCATGGGAATTACATTGCCTTGCGGAATCAGGGGAATCAAACGGAAGCATCTCCGAAATCAAGCTCAAGGGTATGCTTAAAGGCTACCTACAAACCCACGGATATAAGAAAAAGAAGATCGACCTGGTCGACCAGTTGTTCACGGGAATGACCGACCGTGTGATGGTTTTGACCAGTAGGGTTGAAAACACGTTCGAGTTCGAAGTGCAGCCTTTACGTGAGTACTTTGCAGCCAAGTACCTGTACTCGACGGCTAGAAATTCTACGCAAGGTGCCGAGAGGAGCGGCAATAGGTCAGATCGGTTCGACGCCCTGATTCGAAACCCTTATTGGTGGAACGTTGCACGTTTCTATGCCGGGTTCTCAGACGTTGGCGAACTGTCTAATATCGCCGACCTTCTCGAAGACCTCGTGCAGCCAGGGCAAGACTTTTCGCTGATTTCGTACTCACGGCAAGCTGCGCTCTCTCTTCTTCGTGATCAGGTCTTCTCTCAGAAGCCACGCGCACAAGCTCGTGTAGTCGAGTTAATATGCTCTGAGGACGCGGTTAGCCTCCTAGCTGTCGCGAATGAGAACCTATCAATCTCAGCGGACTCAGGTGGTGATGAAGTCGTTGAGAAAATGATCGCGCGTATTGAGCGCCAAGCTTCCTCTGGAATTGCTGAGTACGCTTCCGCGCAGATGTTGTCTGCTAACTTAGGTTCGGCCGAGCTGGCCTCTTGGTGGTATCAAAGATGGTCGTCAGCCTCAAGCCCTCTTGTTCGACGGAGATGGCTAGCACTCGGCAATACTATGCGCGTGATCCGCGTACTCCCTGCTGAGCAGGTCTCTCAAGTGATTGAGCACATCGGTGATGATGTGCTCTCCTGGCATCTCCTCCTCAATCAGGTTAACGTAACGCGAATCACCATTGACGACAACAGTTTTCCGTCATTCTTGAATGCGTTCAGGTCTGGAGTGTCACTGGACGCACCAGTATCCTATAATTCCATAACTCCCACTATCGGTCTACTGTCCATGACCTCGCTCTCATACGTGAGCTACTATGTGCAGAATGGCAGGCACAGAATTAATTCACGTAGATGGTCAGAAAAGCGTCCAGATACCGAAGTGGTGCGCCTGATCTATCGGATTTCGGACGCATATCAGGCATTTAACGCATCGGATGCCCGGAATTCTATAGGGTCGTGGATAGGGCTTAACGCACTGGTTGAAGAAGCTCTTGGCGGTAGGTGTAAACGTAGTCTAGCAATGGCCGCTGTTGCGGGCGAGGTGCGAAGTGGAAACCTGCCTCGCAGTCAGTTTTGCGACCTTTTAGACCAGTCTATATCGCCAGTGCAGCGAGCAAGATATGCGCGACAACGCCGTAACAGTGTCGAATGGTGGAGCGAGCAACTGCGCAGTATCACCAGCGTCGATGATGCATTCTTTGCGCTATCTTGCATTTTGCAGTGGGCTCCGAATAGTGTTCTGTGGGATAATCGAAGCGTACTTGCTCCATGGGTCAACCAGATGGACGTCTATTCACTTCGTACGCTGCACTCGCTGCGGAGTCCATACATGGTACACGCGATTACTCAAAGCAATTGGAATTCTAGCAGGGCGAGCGCTCCCATGCTTTATCTTGCATCCGCAAAATTGGCGAGCGAGGATGCAATGGTTGTGCTAGCGAAAGTTGCTCGGCAAAGGCGGGACAGGGAGCTGGCTGGCCTTGCTGCGATAGCCTGGTTGCAAAGAATGGCATTCACAAGGGGAAGTTGGTCGGAAGAATCTGTCAATGATCTTGCCGAGGCGTATACGATTGTCAGGCGTAGTACAACCCATTTTTCTCTCTTCACTACGGATCAACGGCTCAATCTAGTCATCGCTCGAGCGATCTTGCAGCGTGCCCGAGAATTGCCTCCCGGCGTAGTCATGTCAGCCAGTGAATCCCTTACAGCGGATTTGGGTCGGCGTACCCCCTCGCTGGCGTCAGTGGCCGCCAAAGGTGACTGGTACGACTTGGACGGTGAGAGCTGA
- a CDS encoding 4-coumarate--CoA ligase family protein translates to MVFRSPFPDVEVPDVSLHELLFADLGERADRVALVDGTSGASLTYTQLAGAIDRLAAALAAKGIGKGDVVGILSPNTPYYAVVFHGILRAGATATTINALYTADEVAHQLTDAGAKMLFTVSALLPNAAPGAEKAGISDVVVLDAAEGYPSLSSLLANTEPVPEVTVDPAEDVAVLPYSSGTTGRAKGVMLTHRNLVANIVQCGPLLKVSGQTKVLAVLPFFHIYGMQVLMNNGLHVGATVVTLPKFDLPEFLRVIQDHRTDRVYIAPPVAVALAKHPLVDQYDLSGLDGIFSGAAPLDVDLAAAVAKRLGCRVSQGYGMTEMSPVSHAIPDGRDDISVGTVGVIAPNMECRFVDPATGEDVGVGERGELWCRGPNVMKGYLNNPEATAATLDDEGWLHTGDVAVIDERGLVSIVDRVKELIKYKGYQVPPAELEALLLTHPEIADAAVVGVRDAEGEEVPKAFIVRQPNTTLDAAAVMEFVASQVAPHKKVRVVEFIEAIPKSAAGKILRKDLRAREAS, encoded by the coding sequence ATGGTCTTCCGCAGTCCGTTCCCCGACGTCGAGGTCCCGGACGTCTCGCTGCACGAGTTGCTGTTCGCCGACCTCGGTGAGCGCGCCGACCGCGTCGCGCTGGTCGACGGCACCTCGGGCGCGTCCCTGACCTACACCCAGCTCGCCGGCGCGATCGACCGCCTGGCCGCTGCGCTGGCCGCCAAGGGGATCGGCAAGGGCGACGTGGTCGGCATCCTCAGCCCGAACACGCCGTACTACGCGGTCGTGTTCCACGGCATCCTGCGGGCGGGCGCCACCGCGACCACCATCAACGCCCTGTACACGGCGGACGAGGTCGCGCACCAGCTGACCGACGCGGGCGCGAAGATGCTGTTCACGGTGTCCGCGCTGCTGCCGAACGCGGCGCCGGGCGCCGAGAAGGCCGGCATCTCCGACGTGGTCGTGCTGGACGCCGCCGAGGGCTACCCGAGCCTGTCGTCGCTGCTGGCGAACACCGAACCGGTGCCGGAGGTGACCGTCGACCCGGCCGAGGACGTGGCCGTGCTGCCGTACTCGTCGGGCACGACCGGCCGGGCCAAGGGCGTGATGCTGACGCACCGCAACCTGGTCGCCAACATCGTCCAGTGCGGACCGCTGTTGAAGGTCAGCGGGCAGACGAAGGTCCTCGCCGTGCTGCCGTTCTTCCACATCTACGGCATGCAGGTGCTGATGAACAACGGCCTGCACGTCGGCGCGACGGTGGTGACGCTGCCGAAGTTCGACCTGCCCGAGTTCCTGCGGGTCATCCAGGACCACCGCACCGACCGCGTCTACATCGCCCCGCCGGTCGCCGTGGCGCTGGCCAAGCACCCCCTGGTCGACCAGTACGACCTGTCCGGCCTCGACGGCATCTTCTCCGGCGCCGCGCCGCTGGACGTCGACCTCGCGGCGGCCGTGGCCAAGCGCCTGGGGTGCCGCGTCTCGCAGGGGTACGGGATGACCGAGATGAGCCCGGTCAGCCACGCCATCCCGGACGGGCGCGACGACATCTCGGTCGGCACGGTCGGCGTGATCGCCCCGAACATGGAGTGCCGCTTCGTGGACCCGGCGACCGGCGAGGACGTGGGCGTCGGCGAACGCGGCGAACTCTGGTGCCGCGGCCCGAACGTGATGAAGGGCTACCTGAACAACCCCGAGGCGACCGCCGCCACCCTTGACGACGAGGGCTGGCTGCACACCGGCGACGTCGCCGTGATCGACGAGCGCGGCCTGGTCAGCATCGTGGACCGGGTCAAGGAGCTGATCAAGTACAAGGGCTACCAGGTGCCGCCCGCCGAGCTGGAGGCGTTGCTGCTGACGCACCCGGAGATCGCCGACGCGGCGGTCGTGGGCGTGCGCGACGCGGAGGGCGAGGAGGTGCCGAAGGCGTTCATCGTGCGGCAGCCGAACACCACCCTCGACGCGGCGGCGGTGATGGAGTTCGTCGCGTCCCAGGTCGCGCCGCACAAGAAGGTGCGGGTCGTGGAGTTCATCGAAGCGATCCCGAAGTCGGCGGCGGGCAAGATCCTGCGGAAGGATCTCCGCGCCCGTGAGGCCAGTTGA
- a CDS encoding Ig-like domain-containing protein, translated as MHRRLAALLLGLALLAGCSAKVEQGAATPVGGDGPPVAKITTAPADGAKDVPVNVPVQVTVAEGTIDQVALTNPEGQPVAGALTEDKKTWTSTEPLGYGKSYTYSGRAIGADGRPVDLQGAFTTLTPASQVRATLFPGDNQTMGVAVPIKVEFDVDVTDRASVEKALTVTNSAGVVGSWAWLNAREVHYRPEKYWPANTQVHVEAKLYGVPYGGGAYGRADVTSDFTIGRNQVVKIDTPTHQLVVQRDGQTVATYPASFGRDADPELTTPNGTFVVMQKNDTFSFDNPRYGYTNVVKKWAVRFSNHGEFIHENNDNAANIGKANTSHGCANLLEADAKAYYDSALVGDPVEVTGSITTLPAQFDWYDWQIPWSQWQTMSAL; from the coding sequence GTGCACAGGAGATTGGCGGCTCTGCTGCTCGGCTTGGCGTTGCTGGCCGGCTGCTCGGCGAAGGTGGAACAGGGCGCGGCCACACCGGTCGGCGGTGACGGCCCGCCGGTGGCCAAGATCACCACCGCGCCCGCCGACGGCGCCAAGGACGTGCCGGTGAACGTGCCGGTGCAGGTGACGGTGGCCGAGGGCACGATCGACCAGGTCGCCCTGACCAACCCCGAGGGGCAGCCCGTCGCGGGCGCGCTCACCGAGGACAAGAAAACCTGGACCAGCACCGAGCCGCTGGGGTACGGCAAGAGCTACACCTACTCGGGCCGGGCGATCGGCGCCGACGGCAGGCCGGTCGACCTCCAGGGCGCGTTCACCACCCTCACCCCGGCGTCGCAGGTGCGCGCCACGCTGTTCCCCGGCGACAACCAGACGATGGGCGTCGCGGTCCCGATCAAGGTCGAGTTCGACGTGGACGTGACCGACCGGGCGAGCGTGGAGAAGGCGCTGACCGTCACCAACTCGGCCGGCGTGGTGGGCAGCTGGGCGTGGCTGAACGCCCGCGAGGTGCACTACCGGCCGGAGAAGTACTGGCCCGCGAACACCCAGGTCCACGTCGAGGCGAAGCTGTACGGCGTGCCCTACGGCGGCGGCGCGTACGGCCGCGCGGACGTGACCAGCGACTTCACCATCGGCCGCAACCAGGTCGTGAAGATCGACACGCCGACGCACCAGCTGGTGGTGCAGCGCGACGGGCAGACGGTGGCGACCTACCCGGCGTCGTTCGGCAGGGACGCAGACCCGGAGCTGACCACGCCGAACGGCACGTTCGTGGTGATGCAGAAGAACGACACGTTCAGCTTCGACAACCCGCGTTACGGCTACACCAACGTGGTCAAGAAGTGGGCGGTGCGGTTCTCCAACCACGGCGAGTTCATCCACGAGAACAACGACAACGCGGCCAACATCGGCAAGGCGAACACGTCGCACGGGTGCGCGAACCTGCTGGAGGCCGACGCCAAGGCGTACTACGACAGCGCGCTGGTGGGTGACCCGGTGGAGGTGACGGGCTCGATCACCACCCTGCCCGCCCAGTTCGACTGGTACGACTGGCAGATCCCCTGGTCCCAGTGGCAAACCATGTCCGCCCTCTAA
- a CDS encoding alpha/beta fold hydrolase yields the protein MQNTLLDAEGVRLAVRESGPQDGPAVVLVHGWAQSGEVWSPDPSFRSYAVDLRGHGDSQVAEGGYRDSACWAADLKAVLDHVGRPAVVVGWSYGGVVIADYLRFHGTAQVSGVVLVGAITELGRGRPGGAVGGVMRAALPGALSDDPAVAVPALASFWQAQGVVGGELVQRLLGTSLRVPPRVRRELFKRDVDSAAVLKAVDRPTLVVHGTADEVVDPAAGEYAAALIPGADLRRYERTGHAPFLERPERFAADLAGFVAEVSR from the coding sequence GTGCAGAACACTCTCCTCGACGCCGAGGGCGTCCGGCTGGCGGTTCGCGAGTCGGGTCCGCAGGACGGTCCGGCGGTCGTGCTGGTGCACGGCTGGGCGCAGTCCGGGGAGGTGTGGTCGCCGGATCCGTCCTTCCGCTCGTACGCGGTGGACCTGCGGGGGCACGGGGACTCGCAGGTCGCGGAGGGCGGGTACCGGGATTCGGCGTGCTGGGCGGCTGATCTGAAGGCCGTCCTGGATCACGTCGGGCGGCCGGCGGTGGTGGTCGGGTGGTCGTACGGCGGTGTGGTGATAGCCGACTACCTGCGGTTCCACGGGACGGCGCAGGTCAGCGGGGTGGTGCTGGTCGGCGCGATCACCGAGTTGGGGCGTGGTCGGCCCGGTGGTGCGGTCGGTGGGGTGATGCGGGCGGCGTTGCCGGGGGCGTTGTCGGACGACCCGGCGGTGGCGGTGCCCGCGTTGGCGTCGTTCTGGCAGGCGCAGGGTGTCGTGGGCGGTGAGCTGGTGCAACGGCTGCTGGGCACCTCGCTGCGCGTCCCGCCGCGGGTGCGGCGGGAGTTGTTCAAGCGGGACGTGGACAGCGCCGCAGTGCTGAAGGCGGTGGACAGGCCGACACTGGTGGTGCACGGCACCGCCGACGAGGTGGTCGACCCGGCCGCCGGGGAGTACGCGGCGGCCCTGATCCCCGGAGCCGACTTGCGCCGCTACGAACGCACCGGACACGCGCCCTTCCTGGAACGGCCCGAGCGCTTCGCCGCCGACCTGGCGGGCTTCGTGGCAGAGGTCTCGCGGTGA
- the mshA gene encoding D-inositol-3-phosphate glycosyltransferase produces MKRVAVLSVHTSPLEQPGTGDAGGMNVYIVQTARRMAQRGIAVEIFTRATSSDLPPVAELAPGVKVRHVVAGPFEGLGKEELPGQLCAFTAGVLRAEARHEPGHYDVVHSHYWLSGQVGWLARERWAVPLVHTAHTLAKVKNLALAVDDTPEPRMRVIGEEQVVAEADRLVANTDVEAAELVKLYDADPGKVLVVPPGVDLERFTPGDRDAARSSLGLRPESVVLAFVGRIQPLKAPDVLLRAAAEMVARDPGLRSRLVVLVVGGPSGSGMKTPEELVRLASELRISDVVRFLPPQEGEALARVYRAADVVAVPSHNESFGLVALEAQACGTPVVAAAVGGLPVAVRDGVSGVLVDGHDAQSWARVLSGIGLNRAYREELASNAVGHARRFSWDRTTDSLLAGYAEARDVFREEVIA; encoded by the coding sequence GTGAAGCGGGTCGCGGTGCTCTCCGTGCACACCTCGCCGCTGGAGCAGCCCGGGACGGGTGACGCGGGCGGGATGAACGTCTACATCGTGCAGACGGCCAGGCGGATGGCGCAGCGGGGGATCGCGGTGGAGATCTTCACGCGGGCCACGTCGTCCGACTTGCCGCCGGTGGCCGAACTGGCGCCCGGGGTGAAGGTCCGGCACGTGGTGGCGGGGCCGTTCGAGGGCCTGGGGAAGGAAGAACTGCCTGGTCAGCTGTGCGCGTTCACGGCGGGCGTGCTGAGGGCCGAGGCGCGGCACGAGCCGGGGCACTACGACGTGGTGCACTCGCACTACTGGCTGTCCGGGCAGGTCGGGTGGTTGGCGCGGGAGCGGTGGGCGGTGCCGTTGGTGCACACGGCGCACACGTTGGCCAAGGTGAAGAACCTGGCGCTGGCGGTGGACGACACGCCGGAGCCCCGGATGCGGGTGATCGGCGAGGAGCAGGTGGTCGCGGAGGCGGACCGGTTGGTGGCGAACACCGACGTCGAGGCCGCCGAGCTGGTCAAGCTGTACGACGCGGACCCCGGGAAGGTGCTGGTCGTGCCGCCGGGGGTGGACCTGGAGCGGTTCACGCCGGGTGACCGGGACGCGGCACGGTCGTCCCTGGGGTTGCGGCCCGAGTCCGTCGTGCTGGCGTTCGTGGGGCGGATCCAGCCGTTGAAGGCGCCGGACGTGCTGTTGCGCGCGGCGGCCGAGATGGTGGCGCGCGATCCCGGGTTGCGGTCGCGGCTGGTGGTGCTGGTCGTCGGCGGGCCGTCGGGGTCGGGGATGAAGACGCCGGAGGAGTTGGTCCGGCTGGCCTCGGAGCTGCGGATCTCGGACGTGGTGCGGTTCCTGCCACCGCAGGAGGGCGAGGCGTTGGCGCGGGTCTACCGGGCCGCGGACGTGGTCGCGGTGCCCAGTCACAACGAGTCGTTCGGGCTGGTCGCGCTGGAGGCGCAGGCGTGCGGGACGCCGGTGGTCGCGGCCGCGGTGGGCGGGTTGCCGGTGGCGGTCCGGGACGGGGTGTCCGGGGTGCTGGTGGACGGTCACGACGCGCAGTCGTGGGCGCGGGTGCTGTCCGGCATCGGGTTGAACCGGGCGTACCGGGAGGAGCTGGCCAGCAACGCGGTCGGGCACGCCCGCCGGTTCTCGTGGGACAGGACGACTGATTCACTGCTCGCGGGGTACGCCGAAGCACGGGACGTGTTCCGCGAGGAGGTCATCGCTTGA
- a CDS encoding GIY-YIG nuclease family protein — MGSGLYVERAEGLLNPARVYSRNEVLVRDSPIPKRPGVYAWYFEEVPPGVPTDGCRVTDAGTLLYVGIAPKAPPANGKAASQRGLYARVREHFRSNAEGSTLRLTLGCHLAERLGIQLRRVGSGKRLTFTPAGEAKLSEWMGVHARVAFIAEDEPWKLEHSLINGEVLPLNLMDNAHNPYYPTLKALRAQHKAAARNLPIFS, encoded by the coding sequence ATGGGGAGTGGTCTGTACGTCGAGCGGGCAGAGGGGTTGCTGAACCCTGCTCGGGTGTACTCGCGTAATGAGGTGCTCGTGCGGGACTCCCCGATCCCGAAGCGGCCCGGTGTCTACGCCTGGTACTTCGAGGAGGTTCCGCCCGGGGTGCCGACCGACGGGTGCCGTGTCACCGATGCCGGGACGCTGCTCTACGTCGGCATTGCCCCTAAGGCGCCGCCGGCGAACGGAAAGGCTGCCAGTCAGCGGGGCCTGTATGCACGGGTGCGCGAGCACTTCCGCAGCAACGCCGAAGGGTCCACCCTGCGGTTGACGCTGGGTTGCCACCTCGCCGAACGGCTGGGCATCCAGCTTCGTCGGGTAGGCAGCGGCAAGCGGTTGACCTTCACCCCCGCCGGGGAAGCGAAGCTGAGCGAGTGGATGGGTGTCCACGCCCGTGTGGCCTTCATCGCCGAGGACGAGCCGTGGAAGCTGGAGCACAGCCTTATCAACGGCGAAGTGCTTCCTCTGAACCTCATGGACAACGCCCACAACCCGTACTACCCAACGCTCAAGGCACTCCGCGCACAGCACAAAGCCGCCGCGCGGAACCTTCCGATCTTCTCCTGA